The nucleotide sequence GGTGTGCAGGGCGTAGCCGGGCAGGCCACGCTCGGCCATGGCCTTGGTGGCCGCCCAGAAGACCGTCTGGGCGCCCGTCAAGTCCAGCAGGCCCATTTGCGGGTAAGCCAGGAACACCAGGGGCCGAGGTTGGTGCAGCGGCGTGCTGGCAGTGGTTGTCATAACGCGGCCAACACCGCCTCCAGCTTTTCCTGATCCCGCGCGAACTGACGGATTCCTTCGGCGAGCTTTTCGGTGGCCATCGCATCTTCATTTGAGGCCCAGCGAAATTGCGCCTCGTTGAGATGCGCGCGCGGTTCACCGGCAGCCCCCGGCAGCAGTCTGCGTTGCAAGGTGCCCTGATCAGCCTCCAGTTGTTGCAGTAACTCGGGGCTGATGGTCAGGCGGTCGCAACCGGCCAGTTGTTCGATCTGGCTCAGGGTGCGGAAGCTGGCACCCATGACCACGGTAGGAATGTCGTTGGCCTTGTAGTAATTGTAGATCCGCGTCACCGATTGCACGCCAGGGTCTTCCGCACCGGTGTAGTCCAGGCCGGTGTTCTTGCGGTACCAGTCGTAGATGCGGCCCACGAACGGCGAAATCAGAAACACCCCGGCATCGGCACAGGCTTGGGCCTGGGCGAAGGAGAACAGCAGGGTCAGGTTGGTTTGGATCCCGACTTTTTCCAGGCGCTCGGCGGTACGGATGCCTTCCCAGGTGGAGGCCAGTTTGATCAGCACCCGGTCGCGGCCGACACCGGCCTTGTCATACAGCTCGATCAACTGATTGGCCTTGGCCCACAGCGCGTTTTCGTCGAAGGACAGGCGTGCGTCGACCTCGGTGGAGATGCGCCCCGGAATCACCTTGAGAATGCCACAGCCCACCGCCACCGAAAATTGATCGCACGCCAGGCCCAGGTCGCCCTTGGCCAGGTCGACGGAGCTGCGCAGGATATCGCCGTAATGTTCGATGGCCGAGGCCTTGAGCAGCAGGGAAGGGTTGGTGGTGGCGTCGACCGGGCGCAGGCGGGAGATGGCTTCCAGGTCACCGGTGTCGCAGACCACGGTGGTGAACTGTTTGAGTTGTTCCAGTTTTGAGGTCATGGCAAGCAGTCTCCAATAAGGGTCAATTGTTTAACGCCCGGGCGGTGTCCAGGTCGGTGATCAGTATGTCCAGGTAGCCGCCCTTGAGTGCGCCACGAATGGCCTGGACCTTGTTTAGCCCGCCGGCCAGACCTAGCACGCGCTGGATCGAGCGCAACTTGGGCAAGGTCACGGATACGACGAATTCTTCATCTTCGTCCAGCACCGGACGACCCTCGGTGTCGAAATAGCGCAGGCAGATATCACCCACCGCTCCGCGTTCAGCCAACAGGTGCAGCATATCTTCGGTGTAGTAATTGCCACTGTTGCGCAACAGTTGCGAGGGCTCCAGGTCACCGATGCCGACAATTGCCAGGGTGATGCTGTCAAAGCGGTTCAGCACCTCCTTGACCTCTTCCATCTGGATGATGCGCTGCTTGCTTTGCACCGATTGCTCAATGCTTTGCGATGGCAGCAGGAACGCCGGGCAGTTGAGCAGGGTGGCCAGGCGCTGGGTCAGCAAAGTGGCTTCGAACGCGCCTTTGTTGCCTACACCGCCCAGCAGTTGTACCACCTCCTCGGCGCCTTGTTTGCCCGGTTGCGCATGCAGATGGCCGACCATGGCGCGAATGGTGCTGCTCCACGACGAGATCCCGATGTGATCCTGGGGCGACAGGCTAGTTTCCAGATAATGTGCGGCAGCTGAGCCGATCGCCTGCTTGATGCTTTCATCGTTGCCGGGTTCGGTGGCTTCCACCACGATCACCCGGCGCACACCGTAACGACGCTGTAACTGGTTTTCGAGCTCCAGGTGCAGCCCTTGCAGGCGCATCACGCTGATTTTCACCACGCCTTCCTGCAATGCCCGGCGCAGCGCGCGGCTGATAAACGACTGGGACAAGTCGAGCTGTTCGGAGATCTCGGACTGCTTGAGCCCTTCCTCGTAATAGAGGCTGGCGATCTTGGTGATCAAGCGCTGTTCTTCGATCTGGCTCATGAAGACCTCTGGCTCCTTATCGTGAGGGCATGACAACAATGCCGGTGAGGATACCAAACCGGCGCTGCTCGTTACGACATGATCAGGCCGCCGTCGATATTGATTGCCTGGCCCGTGAGGTACGCCGCGTCATCCGAGGCCAGGAACGCCACCAGGCCCGCAACATCCGAGGGTTTTCCGGCGCGGCGCAGTGGTATGTTCTTGACCCATTCGGCCATCAGTTCGCCCTTGCCATAGCGTTTTTCGTCAGTGCTCAGGATTTCGCCCCAGACGCGGTCGTTGTAGTCCCACATCTCGCTTTCGATGATGCCGGGGCAGAACGCGTTGACCGTGATGTTGTGCCGCGCCAGTTCCAGTGCCAGGCTTTGGGTGATGCCAATCACCCCCATCTTGCTGGCGGCATAGTGCGGGGTGTAGATAAAGCCCTGGCGACCCTGGCCGGAGGAGGTATTGATCAGGCGGCCGCTGCCTTGCTTGACCATGTACCTGGCCGCTTCCCGGCAACCGAGCCAGACGCCGGTGGTGTTGACCTGCAGTACCTTGTCGAAGTCGGCGCGGGGCATCTTGTCAAAGTGATCGATGGTGATGATGCCGGCGTTCTGCACCGACACGTCGATGCTGCCGAAGCGCGCATGAGCGTCGCGGTAGAGTTTTTCGATATCGCTTTCGTGGGTGACGTCGATCGCTAGGGCGAGCGCCTCGACCGAATACTCGTTGATCAATTGTTCGGCAGTGAAGGTCACGCGCTCCAGGTCGTTGGAGGCCAACACCAGATTGGCGCCTTCCTGGGCAAAGCGCTCGGCAATGCCGGCACCGATGCCACGGCAGGCGCCGGTGATGACTACGGTTTTACCGCTAAAACGTTGAGACATGATCGGGGCTCCGGTTTACCAGCAGACAAAACCGCCATCGACCAACAGGTCGACGCCGGTGCAGAAAGATGACGCCTGGCTGGCGAGAAAAATCGCCGGGCCGACCATTTCGTCCACGCTGGCCATGCGACCCATGGGGGTGGTCTGTTCGAAAATCTTTACCTGGTCGGCAACTTCGGGCCGTGAGTTCATCGGGGTAGCGGTGTAGCCAGGGCTGATGCAATTGACCCGCAGACCCTTGTCGGCCCATTCCATCGCCAGGCTTTTGCTCAGGTGGATCACGCCGGCCTTGGAGGCGTTGTAGTGGGCTTGCAACAGGCCACGGTTGACGATACTGCCGGACATCGAGGCGATGTTGACGATGGCGCCTTTGCCCCGAGGCAACATCACGGCGGCCTGGGCCTGGCAACTGAGGAAAACCCCGGTGAGGTTGATGTCCATCATGCTTTTCCAGCGCTCCAGCTCCAGGTCTTCGGCGGCCTGGGCATTGGCGATGCCGGCGCAATTGACCGCAACGGCGAGGTCGCCCAGGACCTTCTCGGTGTGAGCGATGGCGGCGTCCAGTTCGTTGCGGTCGGTGACGCTGCCGGCGAGGGCCAAGCCTTTGCGCCCGAGCGCTTCGATGCGTTCCACGGTGCTGCGGATGCCAGGGCTGCCTGGCAGGTCGAAGCAGGCCACATCGGCACCGGCTTCAGCCAGCCCCACGGCGATGGCCTGGCCGATACCGCTGCCAGCGCCGGTGACGAAGGCGACCTGGTCTTTGAGACTGAAAAGTTGCATGACTGTACTCTGCCTCTAACCCATTGATAGTGTTTGATTGTTTTCGCTACGCAGGTTTACCGCTGCTCAAGCGGTGGCCATCTCCATCACCGACACCGGTGTTGCTTGGCCACGTTCGAGTATTCCCATCTGCCGTCCACGGCTCATCACCATCACCCGATGCGACAATCCCAGCACTTCATCGAGGTCGGAGCTGACGACAATCACCGCCATACCCTTGGCTGCGAGGTCGGCGATCACTTCATAAATCGCGGCACGAGCGCCGACGTCGATACCTCGGGTCGGCTCATCCAGAATGAACACCTTGGGGTTGCGCGCCAGCCATTTGGCAATAATCACTTTCTGCTGGTTACCGCCGGACAGGCTGGAAATTCGCTGCTGCGGTGCACCCTTGACACCCAGTCGTGCCACCGCTGCCTGGGCAAACTCGCGCAAGCGGCCGGGGATCACCCAACCGCTTTTATTCAACAGATCAGTATTGCCATACATCAGGTTGTCTTCGATGCGATGCTCGACCACCACGCCTTGTTGCTTGCGGTCTTCGGGCACCAGCACCACACCGGCCTGAATCGCTTCGCAGGGGGAGCGCAGGCGGCGGACTTCACCGTCCAGTTGCATATGGCCCTGAATGTCCTGGGCTGCACCGGCGATGGTGCGCACCAACTCGGTACGTCCGGCGCCGACCACCCCGGCAATGCCAAACACCTCACCGGCACGCACGCTGAAATCAATGCCGTGCAACGCAAACTCGCGGCAGGTCAGGTTTTTGACCTGCAACATGACAGCTTCGCGAGGCGCGTGCAGGGTCGGGAAAATTCGCTCCAGGCTGCGCCCGACCATTTGCTCCACCAACTCGCGTACCGGCACCTGGGCGCTGACGTGCAAGGCAATCTGGCGCCCGTCGCGCAGCACCAGAATGCGGTCGGCGATACGCGCGATTTCTTCCAGTCGATGGCTGATGTAGATGAAAGACACGCCTTCGGCCTTGAGCCGTTCGACCTGCTGGAACAGCAGCTCGGTTTCTTCACTCCCCAGAGCAGCGGTGGGTTCGTCGAGGATCAGCAATCGCGCCTTGAGGGTCAGCGCCTTGGCGATTTCCACCAGTTGCTGGGCGGCGACACTCAGGCCTTCGACTTTGCGCGACGCTGGCACATTCAGGCCCAGGCGTTGCAATTGAATCTGCGCCTGGGCTTCGATGTAGGCGCGATCGACCCGACCGTGACGCATGGGCAGGCGGCCGACAAAAATATTCTCGGCAATCGACAACTGCGGCAACAAGCGGATTTCCTGGTGAATCAGGCCGATACCAACCCCCCAGCGCCGCGCCGGGGGAGGCCGGCGCATAGGGTTTGCCGAGCCAGCTCATCGACCCGCCGGCATCGGGTTGCACCACGCCGGCAATTATCGACGACAAGGTCGACTTGCCGGCGCCGTTCTCGCCAAGCAAGGCCAATACTTCACCGGGGCGAATCTCGACATTGATCTGGGACAGCACCTGCACCGGGCCGTAGGCCTTGCCGATGTTGCGCAGGCAGAGCACGGCGTCCGGTTGCGCGGCGGGGGTATCCTGCGCGGCTTGCATGGCGGCTTGCATGATCAGACTCCAGGCTTAGGGATGCTGTAGCAGGAAAGGCGCGACGTTGTCTTTGGTGGTCAACACGGTTTCCAGCAGTTGCTCCTTGGGCACTGTCTTGCCGGCTTTCAGGTCAATAGCCGAGGCGACGGCCAGGCGCCCCATCTTTTGTGTCTGTTGGGTCATGGTCGCGTTCAACACGCCGCTTTGCACGGCCTTGAGCCCGGCGACATCGCCATCAAAGCCAACCACGACGACGTTGTGATCGAGGTTGCCGACTTTTACCGCTTGTGCGGCCCCCAGTGCCATGGCATCGGCCCGGCCGAAGAACACGGTAATGTTCGGGTCACGCTGGAGCAGGTCCTGGGCCACGGCGAAGCCTTTGTCCTGAGCCCATTCGGCCGGTTGTTCGGCGACCACCTCAAGCCCTGGGAAGGCTTTCAAACCTTCCTGGAAACCCTTGGCCCGATCATTTTCCGGGGTGGTGCCCAGTTGGCCCTGGAGGATCGCAATACGCCCCTTGCCCTCGGTGACTTTGCCGACGTATTCGGCCAGGGTCTTGGCACCGGCAACGCTGTCGCTGGCGATAAATGTGTCACCCGGTGCATCCGGGGCGTTGCGATCCACGGCGATCACTGGAATCCCCGCGGCCTTGGCCGCACGGACCGGAACACCGGCAGCGGTGGCGCCGGCCGGGATGTAGATCAGCACGTCGATCTGGCGGGTGATCAAGTCTTCAATCTGGCTGACCTGCGTCGAGGAGTTGCCCTGGGCGTCAACGGTAATCACCTTGACGCCCTTGGCCGTGCCCTCGGCTTCCACCGATTGTTTGATCTGGTTGAAGAAGTCCGCCTGCAGGTTGGCCACGGCCAGGCCGATGGCCAGGTCCTTGGCCCAAGTGGTGCCGACGCTGCCCAGTGTTGCAGCGGCGAAAGCGGTGGCGAGTAGCAATTTCTTGGTGATGAACATGTCGGTGACTCCTGATTTTATTGTTTGAGGGTGTCAACTTTCGATCAGCGATAAAGCGTGTGTCAGCGAGCGGTACTGGAGCGGCGGCGCAGGGTGTCGATGGTCACGGCCAGGGCAATCACCACACCAATCACCACTTGTTGAATGAATGGGGAAACCCCCAGCAGGTTAAGACCGTTGCGCAATACACCGATGATCAGCACACCCACCAGGGTGCCGCCGACACTGCCGACGCCGCCGCTGAGGCTGGCGCCGCCAATCACCACGGCGGCAATGGCGTCCAGCTCCAGGGTCAGCCCGGCGCTGGGTTGCGAAGAGTCGAGGCGGGCGGCCATGGTCACCGCTGCGATCCCGGCCAGGGCGCCGCTGATGGCGTACACCCACAAAGTAATCGCCCGTACCTTGATGCCCGACAGGCGCGCCACTTCCGGACTGCCACCAATGGCGTAGAGGTTGCGTCCACCGGCGCGAAAGCGCAGGAACACCCAGGCCACTGCTAGCAGAATCAGAAGCAACCCGACCGTGGCTGACAGAAAGCCAAAGTGGCGCACCGTGGCCAGGTTGGTGAACCACTCGGGGTAGCCGACAATCTGCCGGCCTTCAGTGAGAATATTCGCCAGTCCGCGTGCCACCGACATCATGGTCAAGGTGGCGATAAAGGGCGGCAACTTGGCGTAGGTGATCAATGCGCCGCTGACCAGCCCCGCGAGCATGCCGGTGGCAATCGCGATCGGGATGGCTAACCCCAGCGGTACCGCCTGGTCCTGATACAGCCAACCGAGCATCATCATCGAGAAGGCCAGCACCGAGCCCACCGACAAATCGATACCGCCAATCACGATCACGGCGGTCATGCCGATGGCGAGGATGCCCAGCACGGTGACCTGATCGAGGATGTTCAGGCCATTGCGCAGTGAGAAGAAATATTCGGAACTGAAGGAGAAAACCAGCACCAGCAGGGCCAGGCCAATCAGCGGGCCGCCGATGTTGCTGGGGAGCAATTTGACCAGCCTGGGGCGGCGGGTCGGCTTGAGATCAGCCTGATGGACCGAGGCTTTGGCGTCCACGTGGTTCTCCTGATTTATTTTTTTGGAGGTCGTCATGGTGCTTTGAATATATATGCATGCCTGACTGTTAATTCAGACTCCAGTGGGACGGCCTCAAAGTCAAGCGCTTTAATTTTCTTCAATTCTCTGCAGTGGGCGCTCTGATCGTTCTCAACGCGCTATTCCAGAGCCTTTTGTGCAGGATTTTCACCGTCTGTCCGAGGCGCTCCATGGCGATTTATTTTAGTTTTGTCCCGACGGCCTCTTGACCCGGCGTGTGAACGGCGCCTAAATAGAAATATATTGTCACTGCTGAATAAATATTCAAAAGCCAGCCTTGAACACTTTCACCTCGCGTGGTCAGCCTCACAGGAGCCGCTGCATGAATGCCTTCCAGTACGACGCCCTCCAGATCAAAGAACAGGCCCGCCTGATCAGGCGGAACGTGATTCGTTTGAATGCCGATTCGCCGGCCGGTGGCCACACCGGTGCCGACCTCTCTGAAAGCGACATCCTCGCCACCTTGTATTTTCGCATCCTCAATACTGACCCCGAACGTACCGAGGACCCTGAGCGCGATATCTATATCCAGAGCAAGGGGCACGGCGTCGGTGGCTTGTATTGCTGCCTGGCGCAGGCGGGCTACATTCCAGAGGAGTGGCTGGCGACTTATCAGCACTTCAACTCGCACCTGCCGGGCCATCCGGTGCGCCAGAAAACCCCCGGCATCGAACTTAACACTGGCGCCCTCGGGCACGGTTTGCCGGTGGCCGTCGGGCTGGCGTTGGCGGCGAAAATGTCCGGCAGTAAAAAGCGCATCTATGTGCTGACCGGCGATGGTGAGCTGGCGGAAGGCTCAAACTGGGAAGCAGCGATGGCGGCGGCCAAGTACGGTCTGGATAACCTGTTTGTGATCG is from Pseudomonas mucidolens and encodes:
- a CDS encoding sugar-binding transcriptional regulator; this encodes MSQIEEQRLITKIASLYYEEGLKQSEISEQLDLSQSFISRALRRALQEGVVKISVMRLQGLHLELENQLQRRYGVRRVIVVEATEPGNDESIKQAIGSAAAHYLETSLSPQDHIGISSWSSTIRAMVGHLHAQPGKQGAEEVVQLLGGVGNKGAFEATLLTQRLATLLNCPAFLLPSQSIEQSVQSKQRIIQMEEVKEVLNRFDSITLAIVGIGDLEPSQLLRNSGNYYTEDMLHLLAERGAVGDICLRYFDTEGRPVLDEDEEFVVSVTLPKLRSIQRVLGLAGGLNKVQAIRGALKGGYLDILITDLDTARALNN
- the tal gene encoding transaldolase; the encoded protein is MTSKLEQLKQFTTVVCDTGDLEAISRLRPVDATTNPSLLLKASAIEHYGDILRSSVDLAKGDLGLACDQFSVAVGCGILKVIPGRISTEVDARLSFDENALWAKANQLIELYDKAGVGRDRVLIKLASTWEGIRTAERLEKVGIQTNLTLLFSFAQAQACADAGVFLISPFVGRIYDWYRKNTGLDYTGAEDPGVQSVTRIYNYYKANDIPTVVMGASFRTLSQIEQLAGCDRLTISPELLQQLEADQGTLQRRLLPGAAGEPRAHLNEAQFRWASNEDAMATEKLAEGIRQFARDQEKLEAVLAAL
- a CDS encoding SDR family oxidoreductase; this translates as MSQRFSGKTVVITGACRGIGAGIAERFAQEGANLVLASNDLERVTFTAEQLINEYSVEALALAIDVTHESDIEKLYRDAHARFGSIDVSVQNAGIITIDHFDKMPRADFDKVLQVNTTGVWLGCREAARYMVKQGSGRLINTSSGQGRQGFIYTPHYAASKMGVIGITQSLALELARHNITVNAFCPGIIESEMWDYNDRVWGEILSTDEKRYGKGELMAEWVKNIPLRRAGKPSDVAGLVAFLASDDAAYLTGQAINIDGGLIMS
- a CDS encoding SDR family oxidoreductase: MQLFSLKDQVAFVTGAGSGIGQAIAVGLAEAGADVACFDLPGSPGIRSTVERIEALGRKGLALAGSVTDRNELDAAIAHTEKVLGDLAVAVNCAGIANAQAAEDLELERWKSMMDINLTGVFLSCQAQAAVMLPRGKGAIVNIASMSGSIVNRGLLQAHYNASKAGVIHLSKSLAMEWADKGLRVNCISPGYTATPMNSRPEVADQVKIFEQTTPMGRMASVDEMVGPAIFLASQASSFCTGVDLLVDGGFVCW
- a CDS encoding transketolase encodes the protein MNAFQYDALQIKEQARLIRRNVIRLNADSPAGGHTGADLSESDILATLYFRILNTDPERTEDPERDIYIQSKGHGVGGLYCCLAQAGYIPEEWLATYQHFNSHLPGHPVRQKTPGIELNTGALGHGLPVAVGLALAAKMSGSKKRIYVLTGDGELAEGSNWEAAMAAAKYGLDNLFVIVDKNKLQLAGLTADIMPLDPLDVKWAAFGFSVSECDGNDVAQLIESLEAMQSRTGAPQVLIAHTIKGKGVSFIEARPEWHHRVPKGDEIIAALEELSHGE
- a CDS encoding sugar ABC transporter substrate-binding protein, with the translated sequence MFITKKLLLATAFAAATLGSVGTTWAKDLAIGLAVANLQADFFNQIKQSVEAEGTAKGVKVITVDAQGNSSTQVSQIEDLITRQIDVLIYIPAGATAAGVPVRAAKAAGIPVIAVDRNAPDAPGDTFIASDSVAGAKTLAEYVGKVTEGKGRIAILQGQLGTTPENDRAKGFQEGLKAFPGLEVVAEQPAEWAQDKGFAVAQDLLQRDPNITVFFGRADAMALGAAQAVKVGNLDHNVVVVGFDGDVAGLKAVQSGVLNATMTQQTQKMGRLAVASAIDLKAGKTVPKEQLLETVLTTKDNVAPFLLQHP
- a CDS encoding ABC transporter permease; this translates as MDAKASVHQADLKPTRRPRLVKLLPSNIGGPLIGLALLVLVFSFSSEYFFSLRNGLNILDQVTVLGILAIGMTAVIVIGGIDLSVGSVLAFSMMMLGWLYQDQAVPLGLAIPIAIATGMLAGLVSGALITYAKLPPFIATLTMMSVARGLANILTEGRQIVGYPEWFTNLATVRHFGFLSATVGLLLILLAVAWVFLRFRAGGRNLYAIGGSPEVARLSGIKVRAITLWVYAISGALAGIAAVTMAARLDSSQPSAGLTLELDAIAAVVIGGASLSGGVGSVGGTLVGVLIIGVLRNGLNLLGVSPFIQQVVIGVVIALAVTIDTLRRRSSTAR